The following are from one region of the Thiocapsa rosea genome:
- the pufA gene encoding light-harvesting antenna LH1, alpha subunit, whose product MSEVNKPKNPEDDWKVWLVVNPAVWLMPILFAVLIVALVVHSYVISLGYGF is encoded by the coding sequence ATGAGTGAAGTCAACAAACCCAAAAACCCGGAAGACGATTGGAAGGTCTGGTTGGTCGTTAATCCTGCGGTTTGGTTGATGCCGATCCTGTTCGCTGTCCTGATCGTTGCGCTGGTCGTGCACAGCTATGTGATCTCTCTGGGATATGGCTTCTAG
- the pufB gene encoding light-harvesting antenna LH1, beta subunit codes for MAEQSLSGLTEQQAKEFHEQWKITYTAFVGIAAVVHLFVLAANPWF; via the coding sequence ATGGCTGAGCAATCCTTGTCGGGTTTGACCGAGCAGCAAGCGAAGGAATTTCACGAGCAGTGGAAAATCACCTATACGGCATTTGTCGGTATCGCCGCGGTGGTGCATCTGTTCGTCCTCGCAGCCAATCCTTGGTTCTAA
- the pufA gene encoding light-harvesting antenna LH1, alpha subunit encodes MNVFDYKPLEKDYRIWLVLNPAVWLMPILFAVLAVALVVHAYAWSLGIGFSPVEAVAEAPAAVEAAPAAVAE; translated from the coding sequence ATGAACGTATTCGACTACAAGCCGCTTGAGAAGGACTATCGGATTTGGCTGGTGTTGAATCCGGCGGTGTGGTTGATGCCCATCCTGTTCGCGGTCCTGGCAGTGGCGTTGGTTGTCCATGCCTACGCTTGGTCGCTCGGCATCGGCTTCAGTCCAGTCGAGGCGGTTGCCGAAGCACCCGCGGCAGTCGAGGCAGCACCGGCCGCGGTCGCTGAATAA
- the pufB gene encoding light-harvesting antenna LH1, beta subunit, translating into MAEQASLSGLTEQQAKEFHEQFKITYSAFVGIAVLVHLFVLAANPWF; encoded by the coding sequence ATGGCTGAACAGGCAAGCCTTTCCGGTTTAACCGAGCAACAGGCGAAAGAGTTTCACGAGCAGTTCAAGATCACCTATAGCGCGTTCGTCGGCATTGCGGTACTCGTGCATTTGTTCGTGCTCGCGGCCAATCCTTGGTTTTAG
- the kaiC gene encoding circadian clock protein KaiC, whose protein sequence is MQTEFANVTGQTGLAKCRTGIRGLDEITGGGLPRGRPTLIGGAAGCGKTLLAMEFLVRGAREFDEPGVFMAFEESEDELIVNVESLGFALGTLVEQNRILLDSVRIERGEIEETGEYDLDGLFVRLGSAIAEVGARRVALDGIDALFAALANEAIVRAELRRLFRWLKDQGVTAVITGEQGEKTLTRHGLEEYVSDCVIFLDHRMTNQVATRRLRIVKYRGSRHGTNEYPTLIDQEGFSVLPISSVSLSHRVSREYVSTGIPRLDTMLGGGGYFKGSSVLLSGASGAGKSSIATAFADGICRRGERCLFWSSEESPDQILRNMASIGFDLQPHIDRGLLVCHAVRPTLYGLENHLVSLHRLVESIRPAAVILDPITNFAAVGDTAEVKTMLTRIIDFLKGAGITALFTSLTQGSESTHSERTDEGVSSLIDTWLMLQMVQSFGERNRLLYVLKSRGMAHSNQVRELVLDNEGLHLSDVYTRAGEVLTGGARIAQETRDQADHLAVRQAHEREQRARELQRRNLMARIQSLEAQLVGIDVDAAIAKTEEAQRVANAAHDEAAVFHARGAD, encoded by the coding sequence ATGCAGACTGAATTCGCAAACGTGACCGGACAGACCGGACTCGCAAAATGCCGGACCGGCATTCGTGGTCTCGACGAGATCACCGGCGGAGGCTTGCCTCGCGGGCGACCGACCCTGATCGGCGGCGCAGCAGGTTGCGGAAAGACCCTCCTGGCGATGGAGTTTCTCGTGCGGGGAGCGCGCGAGTTCGACGAGCCGGGCGTGTTCATGGCCTTCGAGGAAAGCGAGGACGAATTGATCGTCAACGTGGAGTCACTCGGCTTCGCACTCGGCACGCTGGTGGAACAGAATCGCATCCTGCTCGACAGCGTGCGGATCGAGCGCGGCGAGATCGAAGAAACGGGTGAGTACGATCTGGATGGCCTGTTCGTGCGCCTCGGCAGCGCGATCGCCGAGGTCGGGGCAAGGCGCGTGGCGTTGGACGGAATCGACGCACTGTTCGCCGCCCTGGCCAACGAGGCGATCGTGCGTGCCGAGCTGCGGCGTCTGTTCCGCTGGCTCAAGGATCAGGGCGTCACGGCGGTGATCACTGGCGAGCAAGGCGAGAAGACCCTCACACGACATGGCTTGGAGGAATACGTCAGCGACTGCGTCATCTTCCTGGACCACCGCATGACCAACCAGGTCGCCACCCGCCGCCTACGCATCGTGAAGTATCGCGGCTCCCGCCACGGGACCAACGAATACCCGACGCTGATCGATCAAGAGGGTTTCAGTGTCCTGCCGATCAGCTCGGTGAGTCTGAGCCACCGGGTCTCTCGCGAGTACGTGTCCACCGGGATCCCGAGACTGGACACCATGCTCGGCGGCGGGGGCTATTTCAAAGGCAGCAGTGTCCTGCTCTCCGGCGCCTCGGGTGCGGGCAAGAGCAGCATCGCGACAGCGTTTGCCGACGGCATCTGCAGGCGGGGGGAACGCTGTCTCTTTTGGTCCTCGGAGGAGTCACCCGACCAGATCCTGCGCAACATGGCCTCGATCGGATTCGACCTGCAGCCGCACATCGACCGGGGGCTGTTGGTCTGTCACGCCGTCCGTCCGACCCTTTACGGACTCGAGAATCATCTGGTCAGCCTGCACAGGCTGGTCGAGTCAATCCGTCCCGCTGCAGTGATCCTTGACCCGATCACGAACTTCGCCGCGGTCGGCGACACCGCGGAGGTCAAGACGATGCTCACCCGGATCATCGACTTCCTGAAAGGTGCCGGGATCACCGCGCTCTTCACCAGCTTGACGCAGGGGTCCGAATCCACACATTCGGAACGGACCGACGAGGGCGTGAGCTCACTGATCGACACCTGGCTGATGCTGCAGATGGTGCAATCCTTCGGCGAGCGCAACCGACTCCTCTATGTCCTGAAAAGCCGCGGCATGGCCCACTCCAATCAGGTCCGAGAGCTCGTGCTGGACAACGAGGGACTCCATCTGTCCGATGTCTACACCCGGGCCGGCGAGGTCCTCACCGGAGGGGCGCGAATCGCGCAGGAAACCCGTGATCAGGCCGACCACCTCGCGGTTCGGCAGGCACATGAGCGTGAGCAACGTGCCAGGGAGCTGCAGCGCCGAAATCTCATGGCCCGAATTCAGTCGCTGGAGGCACAGCTCGTCGGGATCGATGTAGATGCAGCGATTGCGAAGACCGAAGAGGCCCAACGTGTCGCGAATGCCGCGCACGATGAGGCCGCGGTGTTTCACGCCAGGGGCGCTGACTGA
- a CDS encoding circadian clock KaiB family protein has protein sequence MNQTETTLYDPEQEAEGWCLRLYVAGQSPRSLRAFENLKALCETHLAGRYDIEIVDLLENPRLARGDQIVAVPTLVRKLPEPVRKIIGDLSNTERVLVGLDLRPR, from the coding sequence ATGAATCAGACCGAAACAACCCTGTATGATCCGGAACAGGAAGCGGAAGGCTGGTGCTTGCGCCTCTACGTCGCCGGTCAGAGCCCGCGCTCGCTTCGGGCCTTCGAAAACCTCAAGGCCCTGTGCGAGACCCATCTGGCCGGACGTTACGACATCGAGATCGTCGATCTGCTCGAAAACCCGCGACTCGCCCGCGGCGACCAGATCGTCGCCGTGCCGACCCTGGTGCGCAAGCTCCCCGAGCCGGTGCGCAAGATCATCGGCGACCTTTCAAATACGGAGCGGGTGTTGGTCGGCCTCGACCTGCGCCCCCGGTAA
- a CDS encoding circadian clock KaiB family protein: MTATRLPACGLDSAGAMSTQPDLPRVDAAAQPKASGGHVLTLYVASLTPRSVAAIRSVKDVCEKHLRGRYDLEVIDIYEHPSLAKSEQIVAAPTLIKKLPLPLRRLIGDMADEHRVLVGLDLRPRDKAD; encoded by the coding sequence ATGACCGCAACACGTCTCCCGGCCTGCGGGCTCGATTCCGCAGGCGCGATGTCCACCCAACCGGACTTGCCGCGTGTCGATGCCGCAGCGCAGCCGAAGGCAAGCGGCGGGCACGTTCTGACGCTGTACGTCGCGAGCCTCACGCCACGCTCCGTTGCAGCGATCCGCTCGGTCAAAGACGTCTGCGAGAAACATCTGCGCGGCCGCTACGATCTGGAGGTCATCGATATCTACGAGCACCCGAGCTTAGCCAAGAGCGAGCAGATCGTGGCCGCCCCGACCCTGATCAAGAAGCTTCCACTGCCGCTGCGCCGCCTGATCGGCGATATGGCCGACGAGCATCGCGTGCTGGTGGGCCTTGATCTGCGGCCCAGGGACAAGGCGGACTGA
- a CDS encoding hybrid sensor histidine kinase/response regulator: protein MTPNAVIDRLTAENLELQARLEEAEDALRAIREGEVDAVIVSGSQGDRVFSLMETENLHRLMVETMNEAGLAISPDGLLLYANDRASALLKRGRSHLLGHPILELAAPHDSERLRHLLEASGQGIADDRVVFLAADGAAVPMHLWASRLDRPAGAIICLVGTDLSRLEADRALVTQLEEQQQALSASRAEALDLMAQALAAREQAAQAARELRESDRRKDAFLAVLSHELRNPLAPIRNALEILCSRHVSAPAAEEARTMMARQLAHLERLVDDLLEVSRITHGKIELRKEPVALASVIDSAVETVRPLIDAAGQGLVINLPAEPLWLEGDPTRLSQIFGNLLNNATKYSDAGQDIRVEARAVDGGVLVSVQDTGVGIPAELLPRVFDMFSRGHPTPSIGRSGLGIGLSLVQKLVELHGGRVEARSAGPGQGSELRVFLPLLAREGAAAPDEHRLVAASAPAAETYRILVVDDNRDAAKSLAMLLELKGAEIHVSYDGPSALAALEQHPVDAVILDIGMPGMNGLEVARRIRARPEYRRIALIAMTGLGEQADRQRSLDAGFDRHLVKPISFDGLDAVLRDLRDRDRPAHPLYPDPATIEARAAPLLHDLAQPLSSAGCYALAARALAAASGADSARLRDALSGIDQQIRLACTIMERLREALRSSASPAIDNPSTGGDFERPGERSKGEALPASDPV from the coding sequence ATGACCCCGAACGCGGTTATCGACCGGCTCACGGCGGAAAACCTCGAGCTGCAAGCCCGCCTCGAAGAGGCTGAAGACGCCTTGCGTGCCATTCGCGAGGGCGAGGTCGATGCCGTCATCGTAAGCGGCAGTCAGGGCGACCGGGTGTTCTCCCTCATGGAGACCGAAAACCTCCACCGACTCATGGTCGAGACCATGAACGAGGCGGGCCTGGCGATCTCCCCGGATGGACTCCTGCTCTACGCCAACGACCGGGCGAGCGCGCTGCTGAAACGCGGACGCAGCCACCTCCTGGGCCACCCGATCCTCGAGCTTGCCGCCCCGCACGACAGCGAGCGCTTGCGACACCTCTTGGAGGCATCCGGACAGGGCATCGCCGATGATCGCGTGGTCTTTCTTGCCGCGGACGGCGCGGCCGTCCCCATGCATCTTTGGGCGAGCCGGCTCGACCGCCCGGCGGGTGCGATCATCTGCCTGGTCGGCACCGATCTCAGCCGCCTGGAGGCCGATCGCGCGCTCGTCACCCAGCTCGAGGAGCAGCAGCAGGCCCTCAGCGCGTCGCGCGCCGAGGCACTCGACCTGATGGCCCAAGCCTTGGCCGCGCGCGAGCAGGCGGCACAGGCGGCCCGTGAGCTGCGCGAGAGCGATCGTCGCAAGGACGCCTTTCTCGCGGTCCTGTCCCACGAGCTGCGCAACCCGCTTGCGCCGATCCGCAACGCCCTCGAAATCCTCTGCTCGAGACATGTCTCGGCCCCGGCCGCCGAGGAAGCTCGGACGATGATGGCGCGTCAACTCGCCCATCTCGAGCGACTGGTCGACGACCTCCTCGAGGTATCGCGCATCACCCATGGCAAGATCGAGCTGCGCAAGGAGCCGGTCGCGCTGGCAAGCGTCATCGACAGCGCCGTGGAGACCGTCAGGCCGCTGATCGACGCCGCCGGCCAAGGTCTCGTCATCAACCTTCCGGCAGAGCCGCTCTGGCTGGAGGGGGATCCGACCCGCCTGTCGCAGATCTTCGGCAACCTATTGAACAACGCCACGAAATACTCGGATGCCGGGCAGGACATCCGGGTTGAGGCAAGAGCGGTCGACGGCGGTGTTTTGGTTTCGGTGCAGGATACCGGGGTCGGCATCCCTGCCGAGCTTCTGCCCCGAGTCTTCGACATGTTCTCCCGAGGCCACCCGACACCGTCGATTGGCCGGAGCGGCCTGGGGATCGGTCTGTCGCTGGTGCAGAAGCTCGTCGAGCTGCACGGCGGTCGCGTCGAGGCACGCAGCGCCGGACCCGGCCAGGGTAGCGAGTTGAGGGTGTTTCTGCCCTTGCTCGCCCGAGAGGGTGCGGCTGCACCGGACGAGCATCGCCTCGTCGCCGCTTCGGCACCGGCGGCCGAGACCTACCGCATCCTTGTCGTCGACGACAACCGGGACGCCGCGAAGAGTCTGGCGATGCTGCTCGAGCTCAAAGGCGCCGAGATTCACGTCAGCTACGACGGACCCTCGGCCTTGGCGGCCTTGGAGCAGCACCCCGTAGACGCCGTCATCCTCGACATCGGCATGCCCGGCATGAACGGGCTGGAGGTGGCCCGCCGGATCCGCGCCCGCCCCGAGTATCGCCGAATCGCGTTGATCGCGATGACGGGATTGGGCGAGCAGGCGGATCGACAACGCTCGCTCGATGCCGGTTTCGATCGGCACTTGGTGAAGCCGATCTCCTTCGACGGACTCGATGCCGTCTTGCGTGATCTGCGCGATCGCGACCGGCCAGCGCATCCTCTGTACCCGGATCCAGCAACGATCGAGGCGCGCGCCGCGCCCCTTCTCCACGACCTGGCCCAGCCGTTGAGTTCCGCCGGGTGCTATGCCTTGGCGGCGCGAGCCCTCGCCGCAGCATCGGGCGCGGATTCGGCTCGCTTACGCGACGCACTGAGCGGAATCGACCAGCAGATCAGGCTTGCATGCACCATCATGGAACGCCTTCGCGAGGCGCTTCGCAGCAGCGCGAGCCCGGCGATCGACAACCCGAGCACGGGGGGTGATTTCGAGCGGCCCGGGGAACGCAGCAAAGGCGAGGCACTGCCGGCTTCAGACCCGGTATAA
- a CDS encoding response regulator transcription factor — MSNEPIAYIVDDDPALRDAVCTLLESVAIRSRAFADAEALLQSGVLARPGPACLLADVRMPGISGMTLLERMRDAGIEIPTIVITGYGDIPMAVRAMKLGAVDFITKPLNAQAFLELVQNTLHKAGTGLGPDADVDATLQRYRALTPREQQVFQALTAGQTNRMIADALGISVRTAEFHRASLMKKMQAKNLADLTLARVTIQDRLPKEPTRAP; from the coding sequence ATGAGCAATGAGCCGATCGCCTACATCGTCGACGACGATCCCGCGTTGCGCGATGCGGTGTGCACGCTGCTGGAGTCGGTAGCGATCCGCTCGAGGGCATTCGCCGATGCCGAAGCGCTTCTGCAATCCGGCGTGCTCGCGCGGCCCGGACCCGCCTGTCTGCTCGCAGACGTGCGGATGCCCGGCATCAGCGGAATGACATTGCTGGAACGCATGCGCGATGCGGGGATCGAGATCCCGACGATCGTCATCACGGGCTACGGGGATATCCCGATGGCGGTGCGCGCCATGAAGCTCGGCGCTGTGGACTTCATCACCAAGCCATTGAACGCTCAAGCGTTCCTGGAGCTGGTACAGAACACCCTGCACAAGGCCGGCACTGGGCTCGGACCGGACGCCGACGTGGATGCGACGCTGCAGCGCTATCGCGCATTGACGCCGCGCGAGCAGCAGGTCTTTCAAGCACTCACCGCAGGGCAAACGAATCGGATGATCGCCGATGCGCTCGGCATCAGCGTGCGGACCGCGGAGTTTCACCGCGCGAGCCTCATGAAGAAGATGCAGGCCAAGAACCTTGCCGATCTGACACTCGCACGCGTGACCATTCAAGATCGCCTTCCGAAGGAACCGACGCGCGCGCCCTAA
- a CDS encoding sirohydrochlorin chelatase — protein MRDILLIDNGSKRADATLSLRRIASGLAERLGETVHPVSLLHSDRIAPNELHGHAADTFEPFLRRRLSENIRRFVILPLFFGPSRAISDYVPERIATLQGDFGPFDVRIARALCPLPEGEPELVEILLDRIHGAASEQRIAPHRVLLVDHGSPIPAVTEVRRWLARRLTAKLAEVPGPRVELGEAVMERRSGAEYDFNGELLEDRLRALAAEDVSTPVILCMLFLSPGRHAGPGGDITEICASVERDHPGFRVHPSALVGGHPRLLDILETRAAEMDAASVVKTESA, from the coding sequence GTGCGCGACATCCTACTGATCGACAACGGCTCCAAGAGAGCCGATGCCACGCTGAGCCTGAGACGGATCGCGAGCGGTCTCGCCGAGCGTCTCGGCGAGACCGTTCACCCCGTTTCCCTGCTGCACTCGGACCGCATCGCCCCGAACGAGCTGCACGGACACGCCGCCGACACCTTCGAGCCTTTTCTGCGTCGTCGCCTAAGCGAGAACATTCGGCGTTTCGTGATCCTCCCGCTCTTCTTCGGCCCGAGCCGGGCCATCAGCGATTATGTCCCGGAGCGCATCGCGACCCTGCAAGGCGATTTCGGCCCTTTCGATGTTCGGATCGCGCGAGCGCTCTGCCCTCTGCCGGAGGGCGAACCCGAGCTGGTCGAGATCCTTTTGGATCGGATTCACGGCGCAGCCTCCGAGCAGCGCATCGCGCCGCATCGGGTCCTGCTGGTCGACCACGGCTCGCCGATCCCCGCCGTGACCGAGGTGCGGCGTTGGCTCGCTCGGCGGCTGACGGCAAAACTCGCCGAGGTGCCCGGTCCTCGCGTCGAGCTCGGCGAGGCGGTCATGGAACGACGCTCCGGTGCGGAGTACGACTTCAACGGGGAGCTGCTGGAAGATCGTCTGCGCGCGCTCGCCGCGGAGGACGTCTCGACCCCGGTCATCCTCTGCATGTTGTTTCTCTCGCCCGGACGCCATGCCGGCCCGGGCGGCGATATCACCGAGATCTGCGCGTCGGTGGAACGCGACCATCCGGGCTTTCGTGTCCACCCCTCCGCACTGGTCGGCGGTCATCCCCGGCTGCTCGACATCCTCGAAACGCGGGCCGCGGAGATGGATGCGGCATCCGTCGTCAAGACCGAAAGTGCGTGA
- the nosZ gene encoding Sec-dependent nitrous-oxide reductase: MIKRAQRLTTLATGVVIGLGATAAAWSSENLKEVMDRRGLTEKDLLAAAKTYVPTGGRDEFVVFSSGGQSGQVIVYGIPSMRLLKYIGVFTPEPWQGYGFDDESKAVLAQGRTRDKDIVYGDTHHPALSETDGDYDAKYLFINDKANPRIAVIDLHDFETKQIVVNPFFKSSHGGAFVTPNTEYVMEAAQYAAPLLEDGYVPLEEFNEKYRGGLTYWSFNKEKGRIDPEGSFTLELGPYSQDLSDAGKKDSYGWGFTNSFCTERYVGGIERGRPPFEAGCSSKDTDYLHVTNWKKAEELIKAGKVTKEKGMFFIPMEQAIAEGLLYLVPEPKSPHGVDVTPDGKFIIVSGKLDSHVSVFSFEKIKKAIEDGNFEGTDPYGVPIIPMQAALHTQVNLGLGPLHTQFDSKPCVAYTSLYVDSQVAKYDYCEGKVLDKLSIHYNIGHLMTMEGDTVNPQGRYLVALNKLAIDRHQPVGPLHPQNHQLIDISGEKMQLLYDMPLPLGEPHYAAAIRAEKLQPAVRYKSGWNSRTDELHPNRTRAGRETTERTCDADGHCTTRVMGTVIRSHITPEIIEAEVGDQVHLHFTNLERAQDQVHGFALYGQNVNLSIEPGKTASFSFVADQEGVFPYYCTEFCSALHLEMQGYLLVRPKGYQATTVAMVEGTLYSQSDYDTQVKTNLETQAVIDQVVAYITARNFQDFPIAVALVEDATDQLGFAQESKKKSEEAAAKADWQNAMLWANQWWQYQVKAADLGLRAKNLLDEEGATVNQ; this comes from the coding sequence ATGATTAAAAGAGCGCAACGTTTGACGACCCTCGCCACGGGAGTCGTTATCGGCCTCGGGGCCACGGCAGCCGCGTGGTCCAGCGAGAACCTAAAGGAGGTGATGGACCGTCGCGGCCTCACCGAAAAGGATCTCCTGGCCGCAGCCAAGACCTATGTTCCGACCGGCGGACGCGACGAGTTCGTCGTCTTCAGCTCCGGCGGCCAATCCGGGCAGGTCATCGTCTACGGCATCCCCTCGATGCGCCTGCTCAAATACATCGGTGTCTTCACACCCGAGCCCTGGCAGGGCTACGGCTTCGACGACGAGTCCAAGGCGGTCCTCGCCCAAGGGCGCACCCGCGACAAGGACATCGTCTACGGCGACACCCACCACCCGGCCCTCTCGGAGACCGACGGCGACTACGACGCCAAATATCTCTTCATCAACGACAAGGCCAACCCGCGCATCGCAGTGATCGATCTGCACGACTTCGAGACCAAGCAGATCGTCGTCAATCCCTTCTTCAAGTCATCGCACGGCGGCGCCTTCGTCACGCCCAACACCGAGTATGTGATGGAGGCCGCGCAATACGCAGCACCCTTGCTCGAAGACGGCTACGTGCCCTTGGAGGAGTTCAACGAGAAGTACCGCGGCGGCCTGACCTACTGGAGCTTCAACAAGGAGAAAGGCCGCATTGATCCAGAAGGCTCCTTCACGCTGGAGCTCGGACCCTACAGCCAGGATCTCTCCGACGCCGGCAAGAAGGACAGCTATGGCTGGGGCTTCACCAATTCATTCTGTACCGAGCGCTATGTCGGCGGGATCGAGCGCGGGCGTCCGCCTTTCGAGGCCGGTTGCTCCTCCAAGGATACCGATTATCTGCATGTGACCAACTGGAAGAAGGCCGAGGAGCTCATCAAGGCCGGCAAGGTCACGAAAGAGAAGGGAATGTTCTTCATCCCCATGGAGCAGGCGATCGCCGAGGGCCTGCTCTACCTGGTGCCCGAGCCCAAAAGTCCACACGGCGTCGATGTCACCCCGGACGGCAAGTTCATCATCGTCTCGGGCAAGCTCGACAGCCATGTCTCCGTCTTCAGCTTCGAGAAGATCAAGAAGGCGATCGAGGACGGCAATTTCGAGGGAACCGACCCCTATGGCGTGCCGATCATCCCGATGCAGGCCGCGCTCCATACCCAGGTCAACCTCGGGCTGGGTCCCTTGCACACGCAATTCGACTCCAAACCCTGCGTTGCCTATACCTCGCTCTATGTGGATTCGCAGGTGGCCAAGTACGACTACTGCGAGGGCAAGGTCCTCGACAAGCTGTCCATCCATTACAACATCGGCCACCTGATGACCATGGAGGGCGATACGGTCAACCCGCAAGGTCGGTATCTGGTGGCCTTGAACAAGCTCGCGATCGATCGTCATCAGCCCGTCGGCCCGCTGCATCCGCAGAACCATCAGTTGATCGACATCAGCGGCGAGAAGATGCAGCTCCTCTACGACATGCCCTTGCCGCTGGGCGAGCCGCACTATGCCGCGGCGATCCGTGCCGAGAAGCTGCAGCCGGCGGTGCGCTACAAATCAGGCTGGAACAGTCGGACCGATGAACTGCATCCGAATCGGACCCGTGCCGGCCGCGAGACGACCGAGCGCACCTGCGATGCCGACGGCCATTGCACGACCCGTGTGATGGGTACCGTGATCCGCTCGCACATCACGCCCGAGATCATCGAGGCGGAGGTCGGAGACCAGGTCCATCTGCATTTTACCAATCTCGAACGCGCCCAGGACCAGGTGCATGGTTTCGCGCTCTACGGACAGAACGTCAACCTCTCGATCGAACCCGGCAAGACCGCCTCCTTCAGCTTCGTCGCCGATCAGGAAGGCGTCTTCCCCTACTACTGCACGGAGTTCTGCTCCGCGCTGCACCTGGAGATGCAGGGATACCTGCTGGTCCGCCCCAAGGGCTATCAGGCAACGACGGTGGCGATGGTCGAGGGGACCCTCTATTCGCAATCCGACTACGACACCCAAGTCAAGACCAACCTCGAGACCCAGGCCGTGATCGATCAGGTGGTCGCCTATATCACGGCCCGCAACTTCCAGGACTTCCCGATCGCGGTCGCACTCGTGGAGGACGCCACCGATCAGCTCGGATTTGCGCAGGAGTCCAAGAAGAAATCAGAGGAGGCTGCAGCCAAGGCGGATTGGCAGAACGCCATGCTCTGGGCCAATCAGTGGTGGCAGTATCAGGTGAAGGCCGCCGATCTGGGCCTGCGTGCGAAGAACCTCCTCGACGAGGAGGGTGCGACGGTCAACCAGTGA
- a CDS encoding c-type cytochrome has translation MMNALKSVLLSIPIAAATMTPLPLLAMDGAELYVTKTCVACHGKDADTPILPIYPKLAGQSPDYAYNQMVDIKSGARDNGMTAAMRGVMHLVTEEEMRVIADWLATLK, from the coding sequence ATGATGAACGCCTTGAAGTCCGTTCTTCTGTCGATCCCGATCGCCGCAGCGACAATGACACCCTTGCCCCTTCTCGCGATGGACGGCGCCGAGCTGTATGTGACCAAGACCTGTGTCGCCTGTCACGGCAAGGACGCCGACACACCCATCCTACCCATCTATCCGAAGCTCGCGGGACAAAGCCCGGATTACGCCTACAACCAAATGGTCGACATCAAAAGCGGCGCCCGCGACAACGGCATGACCGCGGCGATGCGCGGCGTCATGCATCTCGTTACAGAAGAGGAGATGCGAGTCATTGCCGATTGGCTCGCCACCTTGAAGTAA
- a CDS encoding c-type cytochrome: MFQREILKTAILTATVVVSASAWAADPSDTAGVHPGDPAAWNIGGGEQDEALHLTPDLENGMDVYEVCAACHLPEGWGTPDGTFPQLAGQHRGVLVKQMADIRAGNRDNPTMYPFTLPQAIGDAQALADVVAYIESLPMNPEWGKGPWGPGTEEYTLGEQLYKDNCVRCHGELGMGDVEKFYPRINGQHYAYMVRQFEWIRDHKRRNANPEMVEQIKNFSDKDMQAVNSYVSWQPVPEEQLADSVDWKNPDFE, translated from the coding sequence ATGTTTCAGCGTGAAATCTTGAAGACCGCAATCCTGACGGCGACCGTTGTGGTCAGCGCGAGTGCCTGGGCTGCAGATCCGAGCGACACCGCGGGAGTCCATCCCGGAGATCCGGCAGCCTGGAACATCGGGGGCGGCGAGCAGGATGAAGCCTTGCATTTGACCCCCGACCTCGAGAACGGCATGGACGTCTATGAGGTCTGTGCCGCCTGCCATCTTCCGGAGGGCTGGGGGACACCGGACGGGACCTTCCCCCAACTGGCCGGCCAACATCGAGGGGTGTTGGTCAAGCAGATGGCCGACATCCGCGCGGGCAACCGTGACAATCCGACCATGTATCCATTCACCCTTCCGCAGGCAATCGGCGATGCGCAGGCACTGGCCGATGTGGTCGCCTATATCGAAAGCCTGCCGATGAATCCGGAATGGGGCAAAGGGCCCTGGGGTCCCGGGACGGAGGAGTATACGCTGGGCGAGCAGCTCTATAAGGACAACTGCGTGAGATGTCACGGTGAGTTGGGGATGGGCGACGTGGAGAAGTTCTATCCGCGCATCAACGGCCAGCATTACGCCTATATGGTGCGTCAGTTCGAATGGATTCGCGACCACAAGCGGCGTAATGCGAATCCGGAGATGGTCGAGCAAATCAAGAATTTCTCCGACAAGGACATGCAGGCGGTCAACAGCTATGTCTCATGGCAACCGGTACCCGAGGAGCAGTTGGCCGACTCGGTTGATTGGAAGAACCCGGACTTCGAGTAA